Genomic segment of Mycolicibacterium psychrotolerans:
GAGCAGCTCGGGTGGCCGCGGGTGAAGATCCACTACCGCTCCGGCACCCGCATCCCCACCGGCGCGAGCATCGACGCCACCGGAAGCGACGGCAGCGCATTGCATTTCGACGTCGAGTCCAGGCTTGCCGTGCCGATTCACGTCGGCGGCGGCTACGGCGGCGACTCCGACTGGCTGCACGGCGTGTGGAAGGGCGAGCGGTTCACCGAGCGACTGACCTACGACATGACCGATCCGGCCGTCGTCGGCCGCGCCGGTTTCGGGGTGATCGACCACGTCGGCCGCTCGGTGTGCCGCGACGCCGACGGCACCGAACGCGAGGGCTGGGGGCTCTTCGAGCACGGCGCGCTCGGGCGGCACGACCCGTCCGGCTTCGCCGACTGGCTCACCGTCGCCCTCTGACCCGTCGCCCCTGACCCGTCGCCGAGACTGCATTCCGGCAGGCCATCACTCGCACTTCCTCTGCCGGACTGCAATTTGGTCACGGAACGGGGTGCGGGGGTCAGGCGGGGTGGCGCTCGGGCACTCCGGCGCGGCCGAACACCATCGACTCGTCGATCGGCTCCACACGGTGCCCGATCGCATCGCGGACGTAGGTGTGGCTGAGCATCCACGGCCGTCGCGTTCCCGACTTCGGCAGCGCTCCCAGACCCAGACCCCTCAGCACGTACCCCGACTGAAGGTTGAACGCCGGCTGCTCCGGCATGGCCTCGTGCCCGAGGTGCGGATAGGCGTGGGTGTAGCCATGGGAACGCATGTAGGCCAACAGATCTGCGACCGCGCGCGCCGTCATGTCGGCCCCCAGAGTCCAGGATGCGTTGGTGTATCCCATGCACCACGCCACATTGGGCACGTCCTCGAGCAGTCGGCGACGGTACATGAACCGTTGGTGCGGTTCGACCTTGTCCCCATCGACGAACAGGGTGACGCCGCCGAGGGCCTGCATCTGGAGTCCGGTCGCGGTGATGACCGCGTCGGCGGCCAGGTGACGGCCGGACTTCAGCACGATGCCCCCGGTGTCGAAGTGATCGACGCGGTCGGTGACGATCTCGACATCCCCCGCCGCGACGGCCTTCAACAGGTCGGAGTCCACCATGAAGCACATGCGTTGGTCCCACGGGTTGTACGGCGGCCGGAAGTGGACGTCGACGGGATAGTTGGCGGGCAGTTCGCGCATCGTCATCCGACGAAGTAGCCGTTTGCTCACAGTGGGCGCGCCTCGCGAGACCAGCCACAGCAGCGACCCGAACATCGACATCACCCATCTGGCCGCCAGATGACCCGTCCGCCCCGGCAACATGCGCCGAATCGCGTTGATGGGCGGTAACACTCGCGGCACCGACAACAGGTACGAGGGGGTGCGCTGCAGCATCGTGACATGAGCTGCCCTCTGGGTCAGCGACGGGATCATGCTCACCGCGGTTGCGCCGCTGCCGATGACGACGAGGCGCTTGCCTACGGGGTCGAAGCCCTCGGGCCAGTGCTGCGGGTGGATCACCTCACCGCGGAAGTCGCCCATCCCGGGGAAGTCGGGCACATAGGGTTCGTCGTAGTCGTAGTAACCGCTGGCGAAGAACAGGAACCGGGCTGTGAAGACGATCTCCGTGCCGTCACGATCGGCGCGCACCGTCCATGTGTCCGTCGCGGAATGCCAGTCCGCTGAGTGCACCGCGGTGCGGTACCGAATGAGCTCGTCGATACCGTGTTTGCGCGCGGTGTCGGCCATGTACTGCCAGATGTGCGCGCCGTCGGCGATGGCCTCCGGTCGCGTCCACGGTTCCCACGGGAACGACAGCGTGAAGAT
This window contains:
- a CDS encoding flavin-containing monooxygenase; the encoded protein is MDARESEHSDVIIVGAGFSGIGAAYRIREKNPDLTITILERRERLGGTWDLFRYPGIRSDSDIFTLSFPWEPWTRPEAIADGAHIWQYMADTARKHGIDELIRYRTAVHSADWHSATDTWTVRADRDGTEIVFTARFLFFASGYYDYDEPYVPDFPGMGDFRGEVIHPQHWPEGFDPVGKRLVVIGSGATAVSMIPSLTQRAAHVTMLQRTPSYLLSVPRVLPPINAIRRMLPGRTGHLAARWVMSMFGSLLWLVSRGAPTVSKRLLRRMTMRELPANYPVDVHFRPPYNPWDQRMCFMVDSDLLKAVAAGDVEIVTDRVDHFDTGGIVLKSGRHLAADAVITATGLQMQALGGVTLFVDGDKVEPHQRFMYRRRLLEDVPNVAWCMGYTNASWTLGADMTARAVADLLAYMRSHGYTHAYPHLGHEAMPEQPAFNLQSGYVLRGLGLGALPKSGTRRPWMLSHTYVRDAIGHRVEPIDESMVFGRAGVPERHPA